One window from the genome of Hydra vulgaris chromosome 02, alternate assembly HydraT2T_AEP encodes:
- the LOC136076545 gene encoding uncharacterized protein LOC136076545 → MSSSNILFSVVFFYFCVYAKCGTIRDPSNNGYEKGYGYGGHGGYSGGLNKKGNGYGGYGGYSGGLNKKVYGYGNNYYNDKPIKETKKDLSYNSYNKGYGYGGNNGGIIGGYNGGYNKGYGYGNSYYNDDSIKLMNNDPNYNSYNKGNAYGGYGGYNGGSYNKGYGYGGSSYYKDQ, encoded by the exons ATGAGCTCATCGAACATACTTTTCTCGGtagtttttttctacttttgtgTTTACGCAAAATGCGGAACAATTCGAGATCCTTCCAACAACGGCTACG aAAAAGGCTATGGGTATGGTGGACATGGAGGATATAGTGgtggattaaataaaaaaggcaaCGGGTATGGTGGATATGGAGGATACAGTGGTGGATTAAATAAGAAAGTCTATGGATATGGTAACAACTATTACAATGACAAACCaattaaagagacaaaaaagGATTTATCTTATAATTCTTACA ACAAAGGTTACGGATACGGCGGAAACAACGGAGGAATCATTGGAGGATACAACGGAGGATACAACAAAGGCTACGGGTATGGAAACAGCTACTACAATGACGACTCAATAAAATTGATGAATAATGATCCAAACTATAACTCATACA acaaaggCAATGCATACGGTGGTTACGGGGGATACAATGGAGGATCATATAATAAAGGATACGGATACGGAGGAAGTTCATACTACAAAGACCAATAA